The Toxorhynchites rutilus septentrionalis strain SRP chromosome 3, ASM2978413v1, whole genome shotgun sequence genome includes a region encoding these proteins:
- the LOC129776580 gene encoding trypsin-2-like, whose amino-acid sequence MKMKTKVQPLSESATEIAFAMNTRVDATNAALQFNASRKAMRRRIGMNFVVVILWLWLSGGSGSALMVVSKHSSSKIVGGEEAKAGEFPYLVSLQWNFGNGSKPVHFCGGTIVTEYWILTAAHCKETAFLRGWLEVVAGEYDLQREEGFEQRRNISEFLVHENRLPGFVGPNDIGLIGLDRPLNLVDGVTTIKLDDSQEPVHGIAVLPGWGSVSSTIETSYPDKLQKATLPVFPYDVCLQYFPVFNPLEETNFCAGELSGAVNACHRDSGGPLVQIVDGIETQVGIVSWGAFPCTAYRSPTVITRISAFKDWVRMTIENDSIGS is encoded by the exons atgaaaatgaaaacgaaagttcaGCCTCTGAGTGAAAGTGCAACGGAGATCGCCTTCGCAATGAACACACGTGTTGATGCAACTAACGCGGCGCTACAGTTTAACGCCAGCCGCAAAGCTATGCGCAGGCGCATCGGGATGAACTTTGTGGTCGTGATTCTCTGGCTTTGGCTCTCGGGCGGTTCAGGCAGCGCATTGATGGTGGTCTCAAAACATTCGAGTTCTAAAATTGTTGGGGGCGAAGAAGCGAAGGCCGGTGAATTCCCTTATCTTGTATCCCTGCAGTGGAACTTTGGAAATGGCTCGAAGCCGGTTCATTTTTGCGGCGGTACAATTGTGACAGAATATTGGATTTTAACCGCAGCGCACTGCAAAGAAACTGCTTTTCTACGAGGTTGGTTGGAAGTTGTTGCTGGAGAATATGATCTGCAACGTGAAGAGGGTTTCGAGCAGCGACGCAACATAAGCGAATTTTTAGTACATGAAAATCGTTTACCAGGATTTGTAGGACCGAACGATATCGGTTTG ATAGGATTAGATCGGCCATTGAATCTAGTCGACGGAGTAACAACGATCAAATTGGATGATAGCCAAGAGCCCGTTCACGGAATTGCAGTTCTTCCAGGTTGGGGATCCGTCTCGTCCACAATAGAAACGAGTTACCCAGATAAGCTACAAAAGGCTACTCTACCGGTGTTTCCATACGATGTTTGCTTACAGTATTTCCCGGTATTTAATCCACTCGAGGAGACtaatttttgcgccggggaacTCAGTGGAGCCGTAAATGCTTGTCATCGAGATTCTGGCGGACCGTTGGTACAAATAGTGGATGGCATCGAAACACAAGTGGGGATTGTCTCCTGGGGAGCTTTCCCATGTACCGCGTATCGTAGCCCCACAGTAATTACCCGAATAAGTGCTTTCAAGGATTGGGTTCGGATGACAATTGAGAACGATTCAATCGGTAGTTAA